One part of the Burkholderia latens genome encodes these proteins:
- a CDS encoding organic hydroperoxide resistance protein produces MSQQTRVLYTGKTRTTGGRDGAARSADGRLDVKLSGPSSAAPGTNPEQLLAAGWSACFIGAMGLAAQRLEVALPRDTHVDAEIDLATADGAYFLQARLNVSVPGVDAALARALVDAAHQTCPYSKATRGNIDVVVSVI; encoded by the coding sequence ATGAGCCAGCAAACCAGAGTTCTGTACACCGGCAAGACTCGCACCACCGGCGGGCGCGACGGCGCGGCCCGCAGTGCCGATGGCCGCCTCGACGTGAAGCTGTCCGGGCCAAGCTCGGCCGCGCCCGGCACGAATCCCGAGCAACTGCTGGCAGCGGGCTGGTCCGCATGCTTCATCGGTGCGATGGGGCTGGCCGCGCAACGGCTGGAGGTTGCGCTGCCGCGCGACACGCATGTCGACGCGGAAATCGACCTGGCCACGGCCGACGGCGCGTACTTCCTGCAGGCCCGGCTGAACGTCAGCGTGCCGGGCGTCGACGCGGCGCTCGCGCGCGCGCTCGTCGATGCCGCACACCAGACGTGCCCGTATTCGAAGGCGACGCGCGGCAACATCGACGTGGTCGTCTCGGTGATCTGA
- a CDS encoding MFS transporter: MPDPHTMSPRVASFVLLGALLTACGYGATFLLSMHFRSTGGGDFDTGVALVEAMVGALIGLPLVAWLARSIGTARTTALAALVVGAGVVGFALIDRTGSLSAVPGLLVGVGWGAFYLAAPMMLAERTTDTERERWFLRFGSFQMAGVGGGPAVAALAIRNLHWTTGTVFCAVGGLCAMAAVMLECFGRLSPASPASLPAAPPVRERWVRDMGAIARTHAIYPIAIIALGSSVFSGLMTFQMSMAPETGVKAGTFFGLYSATVVVIRWLLSALVIRMRVDATTQILLGFMILSVAVTFAVPHHALLHSASAVLLGTGYGLIYPIVQAQAVNSADARHRRAVLTWFVASYFVGVFGFPALGSLVLVTMGRTMLLTLIAACGLAAFLLSVVEHRKRVSLAAF; the protein is encoded by the coding sequence ATGCCCGATCCTCACACGATGTCGCCGCGCGTTGCGTCGTTCGTGCTGCTCGGCGCGCTGTTGACGGCATGCGGATACGGCGCGACGTTTTTGCTGTCGATGCATTTTCGTTCGACGGGCGGCGGCGATTTCGATACCGGCGTCGCGCTGGTCGAGGCCATGGTCGGCGCGTTGATCGGCCTGCCGCTGGTCGCATGGCTCGCCCGTTCGATCGGCACCGCACGTACGACGGCGCTGGCCGCGCTGGTCGTCGGCGCGGGCGTTGTCGGCTTCGCGCTGATCGATCGCACCGGTTCGCTGAGCGCCGTGCCCGGGTTGCTGGTCGGCGTCGGCTGGGGCGCGTTCTACCTCGCCGCACCGATGATGCTCGCGGAGCGCACCACCGATACCGAACGCGAGCGCTGGTTCCTGCGGTTCGGATCGTTTCAGATGGCAGGCGTCGGCGGCGGCCCGGCCGTCGCGGCGCTCGCGATACGCAACCTGCACTGGACGACGGGGACGGTGTTCTGCGCCGTCGGCGGATTGTGCGCGATGGCCGCCGTCATGCTCGAATGCTTCGGGCGCCTGTCGCCGGCGTCGCCGGCATCATTGCCCGCTGCGCCGCCGGTGCGCGAACGCTGGGTTCGGGACATGGGCGCGATTGCCCGCACGCACGCAATCTATCCGATCGCGATCATCGCGCTCGGCTCGAGCGTCTTCTCGGGGTTGATGACGTTCCAGATGTCGATGGCGCCGGAAACCGGCGTGAAGGCCGGAACGTTCTTCGGGCTCTATTCGGCCACGGTGGTCGTCATACGCTGGCTGCTCAGCGCGCTGGTGATCCGGATGCGCGTCGATGCAACCACGCAGATCCTGCTCGGCTTCATGATCCTCAGCGTCGCGGTGACGTTCGCCGTGCCGCATCACGCACTCCTGCATTCGGCCAGCGCCGTGCTGCTCGGCACGGGCTACGGCCTCATCTATCCGATCGTTCAGGCGCAAGCGGTCAACAGCGCCGATGCACGGCATCGGCGCGCGGTGCTCACATGGTTCGTCGCATCGTACTTCGTCGGCGTGTTCGGATTTCCGGCGCTCGGCAGCCTGGTGCTGGTCACGATGGGCAGGACGATGCTGCTGACGCTCATCGCCGCCTGCGGGCTGGCGGCGTTCCTGCTGTCCGTCGTCGAGCACCGCAAGCGGGTGTCGCTCGCGGCGTTCTGA
- a CDS encoding anti-sigma factor family protein produces the protein MNMDDIVLMAYVDGELTSHQREEVDRAIGTSADIATRVALFEASVLPYRRAFQRHPWPPVPQSLIRKVADIAHAHASPAALSASGDASRRASHAAQPGVRGRHSAPLRPRMRAIAPWLAAAFVAGAFCSAAILRFAPRPASVSAQTQMSPWIMAAVNYQRLYTRDTVAFDSANVAAAAHMLDTIRRDDGLGIRIPDLRPAGLAFKRIQRLNFNRKPLVQIVYLPDKGSPVALCVMKDERPDTVLDRQQVGNMDVATWRRSGVAYALIAARGDADLGALGDRIVDSQRS, from the coding sequence ATGAATATGGACGACATCGTGCTCATGGCATACGTGGACGGAGAGCTCACGTCGCACCAGCGCGAGGAAGTCGACCGGGCGATCGGAACGTCGGCCGACATCGCGACGCGGGTGGCGCTGTTCGAAGCGTCGGTGCTGCCCTATCGGCGCGCGTTTCAGCGTCATCCGTGGCCGCCGGTGCCGCAGAGCCTGATCCGGAAGGTCGCGGACATCGCGCATGCGCATGCGTCGCCGGCGGCGCTCAGCGCCTCCGGCGACGCGTCTCGGCGCGCGTCGCACGCAGCGCAGCCCGGTGTGCGGGGGCGGCATTCCGCGCCGCTTCGTCCGCGCATGCGCGCGATAGCGCCGTGGCTCGCGGCCGCGTTCGTCGCCGGGGCATTCTGCAGCGCCGCCATATTGCGGTTCGCGCCGCGGCCCGCGTCGGTGAGTGCGCAGACGCAGATGTCGCCGTGGATCATGGCGGCCGTCAATTATCAGCGGCTCTATACGCGCGACACCGTTGCGTTCGACTCGGCGAACGTCGCCGCCGCCGCGCATATGCTCGACACGATTCGCCGGGACGACGGACTAGGAATACGGATTCCCGACCTGCGCCCGGCCGGGCTGGCGTTCAAGCGCATTCAGCGTCTGAACTTCAATCGCAAACCGCTGGTGCAGATCGTCTATCTGCCCGACAAAGGCTCGCCCGTCGCGCTGTGCGTGATGAAAGACGAACGGCCCGATACCGTGCTCGATCGCCAGCAGGTCGGCAACATGGACGTCGCTACGTGGCGCCGCTCAGGCGTCGCCTATGCGCTGATCGCCGCACGCGGCGATGCGGACCTCGGCGCGCTCGGCGACCGGATCGTCGACAGCCAGCGATCGTGA
- a CDS encoding RNA polymerase sigma factor: MTAAELSAMLPEMLPRLWAFALRISGDRHDAEDLVQCACVRALERAHQLRPGTAPLSWMFSIVQSTWLNELRARSVRRRSGMDWDDDLLETISDPAAPTLEQQALDAQIVRAVQQLPEAQRVVMLLVGVEGLSYSEAADVLDVPIGTIMSRLSRARQAIGALFSDRHERSAKSAATSEDQGA, encoded by the coding sequence ATGACCGCAGCCGAACTGTCCGCCATGCTGCCCGAGATGCTTCCGCGCCTGTGGGCGTTCGCACTGCGCATCTCGGGCGATCGGCACGACGCCGAGGATCTCGTGCAATGCGCGTGCGTGCGCGCACTCGAACGCGCGCATCAGTTGCGGCCCGGCACGGCGCCGCTCAGCTGGATGTTCTCGATCGTCCAGTCCACCTGGCTCAACGAACTCCGCGCACGCAGCGTGCGCCGGCGCTCGGGCATGGACTGGGACGACGACCTTCTCGAAACCATCTCCGATCCTGCCGCACCGACACTGGAGCAGCAGGCGCTGGATGCTCAGATCGTCAGGGCCGTTCAGCAGCTTCCCGAAGCGCAGCGCGTGGTGATGTTGCTGGTCGGCGTGGAAGGCCTCAGTTACAGCGAAGCAGCGGACGTGCTGGACGTGCCCATCGGTACGATCATGAGCCGGCTTTCACGCGCTCGCCAGGCGATCGGCGCGCTGTTCAGCGACCGGCACGAACGATCCGCGAAAAGCGCGGCGACCAGTGAGGATCAGGGGGCATGA
- a CDS encoding condensation domain-containing protein, producing MDRRFAPGAWRAAFQALQRRHPLLSSCIAIDAQQNSAFHSVPGATVPLRVIEHDATSWQAETAREIATRFDWATAPLLRATLLQRESTSALILVAHHSVLDGMGAAYLIEELLRTLTGEYAAPLPLVQSLETLLEADLNDAAVLPAPLAAPQPKPFRADTPELPHVDAVALSTEATRRIAARARQERTTVHGALAAAVHEAGRRLSSEWAARALRTVTPIDVRDLAGDAGVANGVYITQTVTIDDHPRGTDLWTAARKIKEDLAPARTRARIAAELKALDTAMAARPSVEHAAGFLSGVLAFDVLLSNLGNQPIAAAYNGVTLDALWGPFVTSGFADDQVIGACTIDGVLRVAHTSHCAIPGLLDEVRTILERAAG from the coding sequence ATCGATCGGCGATTCGCGCCGGGCGCATGGCGCGCTGCGTTTCAGGCGCTCCAGCGCCGACACCCGCTGCTGTCGAGCTGTATCGCCATCGACGCGCAGCAGAATTCGGCGTTCCATTCCGTACCGGGGGCCACGGTGCCGTTGCGCGTGATCGAGCACGACGCAACGTCATGGCAAGCCGAAACGGCCCGCGAAATCGCGACGCGCTTCGACTGGGCGACAGCGCCGCTGCTGCGCGCGACGTTGTTGCAGCGCGAATCGACGTCGGCGCTGATTCTCGTCGCGCATCACTCCGTGCTCGACGGCATGGGCGCCGCGTATCTGATAGAAGAACTGCTGCGCACGCTGACGGGCGAGTACGCGGCGCCGCTGCCGCTGGTGCAGTCGCTCGAGACGCTGCTCGAGGCCGACCTGAATGACGCGGCCGTGCTGCCCGCGCCGCTTGCCGCTCCGCAGCCGAAGCCGTTCCGTGCGGACACACCGGAGCTGCCGCACGTCGACGCGGTCGCGCTTTCGACCGAAGCCACGCGCCGCATCGCCGCGCGCGCGCGGCAAGAGCGCACGACCGTGCACGGCGCACTTGCCGCGGCCGTTCATGAAGCGGGACGGCGCCTGTCGAGCGAATGGGCCGCGCGCGCATTGAGAACCGTCACGCCGATCGACGTACGCGATCTAGCCGGCGACGCGGGCGTCGCGAATGGCGTGTACATCACCCAGACCGTCACGATCGACGATCACCCGCGCGGCACCGACTTGTGGACTGCCGCCCGCAAGATCAAGGAGGATCTCGCGCCCGCTCGAACGCGCGCCCGCATCGCAGCGGAGCTGAAGGCGCTGGATACCGCGATGGCGGCGCGGCCGAGCGTCGAACACGCGGCCGGTTTCCTGTCGGGCGTGCTCGCCTTCGACGTCCTGCTGTCGAATCTGGGCAATCAACCGATCGCGGCGGCGTACAACGGCGTGACGCTCGACGCGCTGTGGGGGCCGTTCGTGACGTCGGGTTTCGCTGACGATCAGGTCATCGGCGCGTGCACGATCGATGGCGTCCTGCGTGTCGCGCATACGAGCCATTGCGCCATTCCGGGGCTGCTCGACGAAGTCCGCACGATTCTCGAGAGAGCGGCCGGCTGA
- a CDS encoding sensor histidine kinase: MAHLPTLSSATLFESRATRGLRGIARAVFPHSRERVALAVCLMIVGGVAWVAAGMYDARTTFANALRPAAGNGLLIAAVATLAFMLVATALWAWLRMLRLDATVRDLADAIDKQGIEALPDTWAERGAPSIATLARAINGAHRQHAERMTELLHVLAAYAHDLRTPLTRLMLRSGMLDDGVLRDAIERDLAEMAELVDASLACARLQCSVPEPPRRVDADEMLGVLVGSYRDAGLTVDLDGRVGRPLVTFPHALRRVLVNLIDNALRYGGEVRLCVRVDGRHVMLTVLDSGPGIVPAELEAVFKPWYRAPQTSARAPGSGLGLAIARRLTRAMQGDLQLNNRSTGGLEARVTLPLAPA; this comes from the coding sequence CGCGAACGCGTCGCGTTGGCGGTGTGCCTGATGATCGTCGGCGGCGTTGCATGGGTCGCGGCCGGCATGTACGACGCGCGCACGACGTTCGCGAACGCATTGCGCCCGGCGGCAGGTAATGGCCTGCTGATCGCCGCCGTCGCGACACTCGCGTTCATGCTGGTCGCGACCGCGCTGTGGGCGTGGTTGCGGATGCTGAGGCTGGACGCGACCGTGCGCGACCTCGCGGATGCGATCGACAAGCAAGGTATAGAAGCGCTCCCCGATACGTGGGCCGAACGCGGCGCGCCGTCGATCGCGACCCTCGCACGCGCGATCAACGGCGCGCACCGCCAGCACGCGGAGCGCATGACGGAATTGCTGCACGTGCTGGCCGCCTATGCGCACGACCTGCGCACGCCGCTGACTCGGCTGATGCTGCGCAGCGGGATGCTCGATGACGGCGTGTTGCGCGATGCGATCGAGCGCGATCTGGCCGAGATGGCAGAACTCGTCGACGCGAGCCTCGCGTGCGCGCGGCTCCAATGCAGCGTGCCCGAGCCGCCGCGCCGCGTCGACGCGGACGAGATGCTCGGTGTGCTGGTCGGCAGCTATCGCGACGCGGGCCTGACCGTCGATCTCGACGGACGGGTCGGGCGTCCGCTCGTGACGTTCCCGCACGCGCTGCGCCGCGTGCTCGTCAATCTGATCGATAATGCGCTGCGCTACGGGGGCGAGGTGCGCCTGTGTGTGCGGGTCGACGGACGGCACGTGATGCTGACCGTGCTGGATTCGGGGCCGGGTATCGTGCCGGCGGAGCTGGAGGCGGTGTTCAAACCCTGGTACCGCGCGCCGCAGACCTCGGCCCGCGCCCCGGGTTCAGGACTGGGGCTGGCGATCGCGCGCCGGCTGACGCGGGCGATGCAGGGGGACCTGCAACTGAACAATCGCAGCACCGGCGGCCTCGAGGCGAGGGTGACGCTGCCGCTCGCTCCCGCATGA
- a CDS encoding catalase — protein MSEHSIPRDIAHANGAPVSNNVNIQTAGARGPALLQDVWLIEKLAHFDREVIPERRMHAKGAGAYGTFTVTHDITRYTKAKLFSEIGKQTPMFVRFSTVAGERGAADAERDIRGFALKFYTDDGNWDLVGNNTPVFFFRDPLRFPDLNHAVKRDPRTGMRSAENNWDFWSLLPEALHQVTIVMSERGIPRSYRHMHGFGSHTYSMINAANERTWVKFHYRSQQGIENLTDAQAEALIARDRETHQRDLFDSIEGGNFPRWTLYVQVMSDAQARAFRFDPFDLTKVWPKAEFPLIEVGEFELNRNPDNFFAETEQAAFSPANVVPGIGYSPDRMLQARLFSYGDAQRYRLGVNFAHIPVNAPKCPFHSYHRDGAMRTDGNLGAAPSYWPNSKGAWSDRPQLDEPPLELDGAAAHWDHRIDDDHYQQPGDLFRLMNARQRQSLFETTARQLAGVSEHIRQRHIDNCSRADPAYGAGIAAALARLDAERE, from the coding sequence ATGTCAGAGCATTCGATTCCGCGCGACATAGCGCATGCGAACGGCGCACCGGTCAGCAACAACGTCAATATCCAGACGGCCGGCGCACGCGGCCCCGCGCTGCTGCAGGACGTCTGGCTGATCGAAAAGCTCGCGCACTTCGATCGCGAGGTGATCCCGGAGCGCCGCATGCACGCGAAGGGCGCCGGCGCATACGGCACGTTCACCGTGACACACGACATCACGCGCTACACGAAGGCGAAACTCTTCTCCGAAATCGGCAAGCAGACTCCGATGTTCGTGCGTTTCTCGACGGTGGCCGGCGAGCGCGGCGCGGCCGATGCCGAGCGCGACATCCGCGGCTTCGCGCTGAAGTTTTATACCGACGACGGGAACTGGGATCTGGTCGGCAACAATACGCCGGTGTTCTTCTTCCGCGATCCGTTGCGCTTTCCCGACCTCAATCATGCGGTCAAGCGCGACCCGCGCACGGGAATGCGCAGCGCGGAAAACAACTGGGATTTCTGGTCGCTGCTGCCCGAGGCGCTGCATCAGGTGACGATCGTCATGAGCGAGCGCGGCATTCCGCGATCGTACCGGCACATGCACGGGTTCGGCAGCCATACGTACAGCATGATCAATGCGGCGAACGAGCGGACCTGGGTGAAATTCCATTACCGCTCGCAACAGGGCATCGAGAACCTGACCGACGCACAGGCGGAAGCGCTGATCGCGCGGGACCGCGAAACCCACCAGCGCGACCTGTTCGACAGTATCGAGGGCGGCAATTTTCCGCGCTGGACGCTGTACGTTCAGGTGATGAGCGACGCGCAGGCGAGAGCGTTCCGGTTCGACCCGTTCGATCTCACGAAGGTATGGCCGAAGGCCGAGTTTCCGCTGATCGAAGTCGGCGAATTCGAGCTCAACCGCAATCCCGACAATTTCTTTGCCGAGACGGAGCAGGCCGCGTTTTCGCCGGCGAACGTCGTGCCGGGCATCGGCTATTCGCCCGACCGGATGTTGCAGGCGCGTCTGTTTTCGTACGGCGACGCGCAGCGATATCGGCTGGGCGTCAATTTCGCGCATATCCCGGTGAACGCGCCGAAGTGCCCGTTCCACAGCTATCACCGTGACGGTGCGATGCGAACCGACGGCAATCTCGGCGCCGCGCCTTCGTACTGGCCCAACAGCAAGGGCGCGTGGTCGGACCGTCCGCAGCTGGACGAACCGCCGCTCGAGCTCGACGGCGCGGCCGCGCATTGGGATCATCGTATCGACGACGATCATTATCAGCAGCCGGGCGACCTGTTCCGGCTGATGAATGCACGGCAGCGCCAAAGCCTGTTCGAGACCACCGCGCGACAGCTTGCCGGCGTGTCTGAGCATATCCGGCAGCGTCACATCGACAACTGCTCGCGAGCCGACCCGGCTTATG